A window of Gossypium hirsutum isolate 1008001.06 chromosome D13, Gossypium_hirsutum_v2.1, whole genome shotgun sequence genomic DNA:
gcccaccgattaggggtgtattggctatgccaatacaccaaaccaaacagaAGCTTTTTAAAGCGTAATAAAAAGTGAAATAGTATTATATGTCAGAACGAGTAAAAGTAAGAAACCGATATATATATCTAAACGAATAAAAAAGTTAATGTTTAAACATATGAAAATAAGAAATCCAAAAGTTGCCAAAAGTTATAAGCCATAATTTATTCCCTTTATTAGTATGATTGATACGGTTTCGCACTTGgttgtttatttatttaggtCAAATTATAcagtaaaaatttaaagattaaaatatattctaactATCTATATACTTTATACAtttcaaatttacttttaaaaatttacacctttctatttttcagatttaaaaatctacttttaagttatatataactacgtaatattttaattaaaaagttaatgataTTAACTCTTTAGACTaatcaataatattataaaaatataaaaatcaaattatattaaaaattaaaatataaaaaattaatttttaaatttaaatacaataagGGGAGTAAAAATGAAAGTAACCATTTTTATAACCATCATGGAAGAAGGTCATAACATTTTATTATACCGAgtaaatataacttattttaatttaaatttagtaaaaatgttaaatatataaattagagGCATGGATTTAATTGAACGTTTTAAATGCTACAAATAGAAACCTGATTATATAAACAATAAAATGTGTGAGACTAAAAATTAAGCATTTCTGTCCCTATATAGGTGTCACCATGAAAATACCAAGGAGGCTCTTTTAATATATAGTTATAGATTGAACATTTAATACTGTCTTTTTTTCCTTGCAAAACAACTTCACACAGAGTTGCAGACGATGAGACAATCATTTTCCTTGAAAGAAAAGAAGCTCTCCTTGTTACAATCGTTAtgtttgtaaaattacaaaattaagatAGCTAAAACCAAATTCGCCAAAAATGGCTGGCCGGGTGGGAAGTATGCACTATGCAGGGATAATGTAATCAAGTGTGTAAATATCTTGTTATTTACATGGGAATTGTCAATGTTTGGCACATTCTATGGAGGAGTGACACTCTCAAACCGATGGCATGCTCTAATCTTGACTTCGACCCTCAGGCTGTCCACCCCTTCTCCACCGTTGATAACCTCACAGCATTGTCTACGTGGCGCCTGTTCATACAACAATTTTTTTAACCAAACGTGTCATTGGTAGTCactaaaatcaaatttcaaactAAGCCTTTAATTTTCGTTTTCATGCCTTGCACGAATTGCGCAAAAATTGATGGACACCAAATATTCGATTTCCCTTTTTGCTCTATACGTGTACCCTTTTTATACGATTGAGGTGAAGTCACTTATTAATGACCACTTGGTCAAATTTCTCATGTTGGATTCTTGGCCAACCAGATTGTGACAAAGTGAGGTAAATTAATGACCACTTTGTCtggattaaaaaaattcaaaaactcaaCTCCGAAAAGGTCAAGTTTAGTTTTGCCTGCCATGGACTGGTGTCGTGTGGTGTATGGAACCAATTGGTCAGCCATTTTAGGCCATTTATTGCGGTCGGGATCAACCAACCAAGGACAAGTTGATAAGTGCTAACCCACCTAACTAGTTAACAATGGTAAAGTGCATTCAACAACCAAAACAATGAACGAGCCAACTAAAAGTAAAAATTGACAAAGAGAGTAAAAAGATTAGATAGGGAGTTGCTCACCATCCTCCAAATGGCAGGGCTCAACCTTGCACTCGAGACGTTGAAGAATTGAACAGCCACAGCACGGGTATAGTCCGGCCTATCACATTCTTTGGCTGAATCTTCGACATTCCTCACATAAGTGGTCAGGGTTGTATCCCCATTAACCCTCTCAGCAGAACCCAAGAAATACGTAACTGGTCTCTCACACGGGTCTTTTTCAACGGGTCGGGTGTTAAACGTGAAAGGCCCATTGCTCCAAGTCCTCCATGATTGAAACGTGGAAAAAGccgtttcaagcttcttggccgtaACCAGAGACGGATACAACTGCACATTGTAGCCCCACGACACTGAAATAGACCAGTTACGCTTGAAATCGTAACAGAAACTATGCTGTAGCGCCCGACTTGGATCCTTTTCATAAGCAGTAATTAGCTTCTGGAGTGAACCAATCCGTGTCATACCCGGAAAAACGGGTTGAACATAATCGAGGTGGTGAAGTGACACCAATGGCGCCAAAGGATGCGCTGACAGTAAACCATAAGGGTCCCCTCGAATATCTAACTGATGGAAACCAAGCTCTTTAGTGGCAGGGACACCAATCTCGCTCATGCAACCCTGAACCTTCTGGTCCGACCCATAAAATGATGCGTATCGATCAATGCAGCCATCTAAGACTTTAACGAGCTCAGCTGCTAAAGGGTAGCTTATGGCGAATCCACCGCCACCATAAGCCATGTTATAAGAGTGTATCACATCTTGCTCCACGCTCTCAGAGTTCCCACCAATGTAATACATTTGGTTGTGGTCGTATTTGTTTAAAACAGTCAACAAATTCTCAAGGAAAAACAGTGTGTCGTCGTCCCCCATTACGAACCACCTCACGTTGTCCAATCCAAGCTCGAAGCTTTCCTTCACTATACGTGCCATACGAACAGCAGAACGTGATCCGTACCAACTTGTGTACTTGAACCTGGAAGTGTCCTCGGAGATTTTGTAGGGAGGGGCTGTAGGTGGCAAGTTTTCACCATTGGGAGGCTTCTCATCCAGCCAAACGAACCCACGGCAAACGTTAGGTCTCCACCATAGCTCACAGAAATGGCGGCGCTGGTTCCAGGTCTTGGCTGAGCCGCCGATGCCAAACTGGATATGGGACAAATTCGTCCGTCCATAAGCCTTACTGGAAGAACTATTTTTGGCAATGAACTTTTGTTGGTTATTATTGCAGATTGGAGAAGAGAGCCAACGGGGTTGAACAGAGAAAGCAAAGTAGAAAAACAGAGAGATTGAGGCAACTATGAAAATAGCTAGGGTTGTTTTCAATAAGAAAACTAAAACATCAATTGGTTTTATGGTAATCGTTGAAACAAGGAATTTCCAGGTTTTAAAAGGGTCCAACATGGTTTCCCTAGTAGATGACATCCTATGTTATCTGTAAATAAAGAACCAAACTGTTAGTAGTGGAAAAGAAACGGAAAAGGAAAATGGTTGTTTGTAGGTAGATATCAAATCCCTTTAAAGTCtcttatggttttttttaaatttgagtttttgtgcgattttattatctatttatcAACGTCAAATTCTGGGTTTCATCCTTCAACTATattcaaatttaagatttaatcttatTATTAGAACAAAATTATTAGTTAGTACAAATAGTTAATTGTTAATAGTTAATAccgttaattaatttaattaatatattaacctgttcgaagaaaaaaaaactcactcATTACAACATAAAAGAtacatatgaaaaaaaaatccaCATAACActttaattacaataattattagTGTTAACTATTTGAATTAGTTAATGATATTACAAAAATAGATTATCAATTTATATCAAACTAAAATATAGAGATTTAACAAAACAGTGTTCATAATAGAGGAACCAAAACTACCAATTGACCTTTTATTAAATGCCATTCTAGAAAGAAAGAGTTAATTGCACAATACATTTATAAACTATAACCTTCTTTCTAAATTGGTccccaaattttaaaataatttttattgtaaccctaaactattgatgttatattaataagatCCTTTcattactaaaatatttaatttcactgTTAAATGTGATTTGacatagtttaaaataaaaattttaaagtaaaataaatattttacaaatgGATGTTGTAAAAGTACTGATTTTGAGGATTCCAAAGGTTTTACATAAGTTTCATCGCTCGCTCActcagtttttattttttatttttaaaagttatgtggtaacattttaattttttttaatttaattttaaataatgtcatataaaatttgacatttcatttaatagttttaataattaaaagacttgattgatatattataaataatttaaaaatataattaaaataataaaatctgaaAGTCAATTTCAAATTAACTTTAGAAAGAAAACTTAAAAGTAAAAAGGGTGATAAatggtattttattttttacagtcTTCCAGAAGCCTAGTAAGTTCCGATTTGAATACGGTATACTATTTACTTGGTTAATTCTAGAcgtgtttttaataattttataattattttttaatttttattaaaaaatagacggtacaatattgaaatatataaaattatatattaatagaCTAAGAGTGATTATTTGATACCCTACCAGcgtacattttttttatttcatgggtACCCTTATAAAGTTGGCATATATGTCTATTTTTTTATGTAAGGAGTTGACGAGCGTCCCATAAAAGTAcagtaaaatgttaaaaaaagaaGATGTGTGACAAATTTTTAAGgttgcttgtggaataaaaaaaatatcctaTCAATATACCAAATACTAACCCTTTTACTATACCCCTATAGAACACTTCTCAATTTCCTGACCCTGCTAGTGGAGTCTAAAAAGCTTTAGGTTTGATACcgctaaatgtaataccccaccTAATCGTCGAATTTAAGAGGTGAGATGTCACATTCATTGTTGaggcaattacaaactcaattcAACACTATAAAGAAGAATCATATGAACAAATTAAGTATAATCATGCATTCAATGAAATAAATGAGTTTTACAACTTCTAAAAGCATTATTAATTCAAATATGGGTTCTAAGTAAGCTTACAAAAACTCTCATGAATCGCCAATAAAAAAAGTTTTCACACTCGAGTTTCTTTAAGGTCCCAAAATTAGAGGAG
This region includes:
- the LOC107918878 gene encoding uncharacterized protein, which translates into the protein MSSTRETMLDPFKTWKFLVSTITIKPIDVLVFLLKTTLAIFIVASISLFFYFAFSVQPRWLSSPICNNNQQKFIAKNSSSSKAYGRTNLSHIQFGIGGSAKTWNQRRHFCELWWRPNVCRGFVWLDEKPPNGENLPPTAPPYKISEDTSRFKYTSWYGSRSAVRMARIVKESFELGLDNVRWFVMGDDDTLFFLENLLTVLNKYDHNQMYYIGGNSESVEQDVIHSYNMAYGGGGFAISYPLAAELVKVLDGCIDRYASFYGSDQKVQGCMSEIGVPATKELGFHQLDIRGDPYGLLSAHPLAPLVSLHHLDYVQPVFPGMTRIGSLQKLITAYEKDPSRALQHSFCYDFKRNWSISVSWGYNVQLYPSLVTAKKLETAFSTFQSWRTWSNGPFTFNTRPVEKDPCERPVTYFLGSAERVNGDTTLTTYVRNVEDSAKECDRPDYTRAVAVQFFNVSSARLSPAIWRMAPRRQCCEVINGGEGVDSLRVEVKIRACHRFESVTPP